Proteins encoded by one window of Macaca mulatta isolate MMU2019108-1 chromosome 10, T2T-MMU8v2.0, whole genome shotgun sequence:
- the TFIP11 gene encoding tuftelin-interacting protein 11 isoform X1, with translation MSLSHLYRDGEGRIDDDDDERENFEITDWDLQNEFNPNRQRHWQTKEEATYGVWAERDSDDERPSFGGKRARDYSAPVNFISAGLKKGAAEEAELEDSDDEERPVKQDDFPKDFGPRKLKTGGNFKPSQKGFAGGTKSFMDFGSWERHTKGIGQKLLQKMGYVPGRGLGKNAQGIINPIEAKQRKGKGAVGAYGSERTTQSMQDFPVVDSEEEAEEEFQKELSQWRKDPSGSKKKPKYSYKTVEELKAKGRISKKLTAPQKELSQVKVIDMTGREQKVYYSYSQISHKHNVPDDGLPLQSQQLPQSGKEAKAPGFALPELEHNLQLLIDLTEQEIIQNDRQLQYERDMVVNLFHELEKMTEVLDHEERVISNLSKVLEMVEECERRMQPDCSNPLTLDECARIFETLQDKYYEEYRMSDRVDLAVAIVYPLMKEYFKEWDPLKDCTYGTEIISKWKSLLENDQLLSHGGQDLSADAFHRLIWEVWMPFVRNIVTQWQPRNCDPMVDFLDSWVHIIPVWILDNILDQLIFPKLQKEVENWNPLTDTVPIHSWIHPWLPLMQARLEPLYSPIRSKLSSALQKWHPSDSSAKLILQPWKDVFTPGSWEAFMVKNIVPKLGMCLGELVINPHQQHMDAFYWVIDWEGMISVSSLVGLLEKHFFPKWLQVLCSWLSNSPNYEEITKWYLGWKSMFSDQVLAHPSVKDKFNEALDIMNRAVSSNVGAYMQPGARENIAYLTHTERRKDFQYEAMQERREAENMAQRGIGVAASSVPMNFKDLIETKAEEHNIVFMPVIGKRHEGKQLYTFGRIVIYIDRGVVFVQGEKTWVPTSLQSLIDMAK, from the exons ATGTCATTGTCCCACTTGTACCGGGATGGGGAAGGCCgcattgatgatgatgatgacgagcGGGAGAACTTTGAGATCACTGACTGGGATCTCCAGAATGAGTTCAACCCCAACCGACAGCGCCACTGGCAGACCAAGGAAGAAGCCACCTACGGGGTGtgggcagagcgagactcggatGATGAGAGGCCCAGCTTTGGAGGCAAACG GGCCCGTGACTACTCTGCGCCGGTCAACTTCATCAGTGCAGGACTCAAGAAAGGGGCAGCGGAGGAGGCAGAGTTGGAAGATTCTGATGATGAAGAGAGACCTGTTAAGCAGGACGACTTTCCTAAGGATTTTGGACCAAGGAAGTTAAAAACG GGTGGCAATTTTAAGCCCAGCCAGAAAGGTTTTGCAGGAGGAACCAAATCTTTCATGGACTTCGGCAGCTGGGAAAGACACACAAAAGGAATTGGACAGAAGCTTCTTCAGAAGATGGGCTACGTCCCTGGACGGGGCCTCGGGAAGAATGCACAAG GTATCATTAACCCAATCGAAGCCaagcagagaaagggaaaaggtgCTGTGGGGGCTTATGGATCCGAGCGCACCACGCAGTCAATGCAAGACTTCCCTGTGGTTGACTCAGAGGAAGAAGCTGAAGAG GAGTTTCAGAAGGAGCTGAGCCAGTGGAGGAAAGACCCAAGTGGAAGCAAGAAGAAGCCCAAATACTCTTACAAGACCGTGGAAGAGTTGAAGGCCAAGGGCAGGATTAGCAAGAAGCTCACTGCTCCCCAGAAGGAGCTTTCTCAAGTCAAG GTCATAGACATGACAGGCCGGGAGCAAAAGGTCTACTACAGCTACAGTCAGATCAGCCACAAGCACAACGTTCCCGATGATGGGCTGCCGCTGCAGTCCCAACAGCTGCCACAGTCTGGCAAAGAGGCCAAGGCCCCGGGCTTTGCGCTGCCCGAGCTGGAGCACAACCTGCAGCTGCTCATTGACCTCACGGAGCAGGAGATCATCCAGAATGACCGGCAGCTACAGTATGAGCGGGACATGGTGGTCAACCTCTTCCACGAGCTGGAGAAGATGACCGAGGTCCTGGACCATGAGGAGCGGGTCATCTCCAACCTCAGCAAGGTCCTGGAGATGGTGGAGGAGTGCGAGCGGCGGATGCAGCCCGACTGCAGCAACCCCCTCACCCTGGACGAGTGTGCCCGCATCTTTGAAACCCTGCAGGACAAGTACTATGAGGAGTACAGGATGTCCGACCGTGTGGACCTCGCCGTGGCCATCGTCTATCCACTCATGAAGGAGTACTTCAAGGAGTGGGATCCCCTCAAA GACTGCACTTACGGCACCGAGATAATCTCCAAGTGGAAAAGCCTCCTGGAGAATGACCAGCTCTTGTCTCACGGCGGACAGGACCTCTCGGCAGATGCCTTTCACAG GTTGATATGGGAAGTCTGGATGCCTTTTGTTCGAAATATTGTCACTCAGTGGCAGCCAAGGAACTGTGACCCGATGGTGGACTTTTTGGATAGTTGGGTGCACATCATTCCTGTGTGGATCTTAGATAACATACTGGACCAACTCATCTTCCCCAAGCTGCAAAAGGAG GTGGAAAACTGGAACCCGCTCACAGACACTGTTCCCATCCACTCTTGGATCCACCCATGGTTGCCCCTTATGCAGGCACGGCTGGAGCCGCTCTATTCCCCCATCCGTAGCAAGCTGTCCAGTGCCCTGCAGAAGTGGCACCCCAGTGACTCCTCTGCCAAGCTTATCCTCCAGCCCTGGAAGGATGTCTTCACTCCTGGCTCCTGGGAAGCATTCATGGTCAAAAACATAGTGCCCAAGCTGG GGATGTGTCTTGGTGAGCTAGTCATTAACCCCCACCAGCAGCACATGGATGCATTCTATTGGGTGATCGACTGGGAAGGGATGATCTCTGTCTCTAGTCTGGTGGGACTTCTTGAAAAGCACTTCTTCCCCAAGTGGCTTCAG gTGCTGTGCTCTTGGCTCAGTAACAGCCCAAATTATGAGGAGATCACCAAGTGGTACCTGGGTTGGAAGTCTATGTTCTCAGACCAAGTGCTGGCACATCCATCTGTCAAGGACAAATTTAACGAGGCACTTGATATCATGAACCGGGCGGTGTCCTCCAATGTTG GTGCCTACATGCAGCCAGGCGCGCGGGAGAACATTGCCTATCTCACCCACACGGAGCGGAGGAAGGACTTCCAGTACGAGGCCATGCAGGAGAGGCGGGAGGCTGAGAACATGGCCCAGAGGGGCATTGGCGTGGCCGCCAGCTCTGTGCCCATGAACTTTAAGGACCTCATTGAGACCAAGGCTGAGGAGCACAACATTGTCTTCATGCCCGTCATTGGGAAGCGACACGAAGGGAAGCAGCTCTACACCTTTGGCCGCATTGTGATCTACATCGACCGGGGAGTGGTCTTTGTCCAGGGCGAGAAGACATGGGTGCCCACCTCACTGCAGAGCCTGATCGACATGGCCAAGTGA
- the SRRD gene encoding SRR1-like protein isoform X2, with the protein MAAATATALESWQAAAPRKRRSAARRPRRREAAPRSPKAEFESDSGVVLRRIWEAEKDLFISDFWSSALETINRCLTKHLEQLKAPVGSLSDIFGNLHLDSLPDESDVAPDSIPRETLVTGTCHLKCVCYGIGNFATCIIARNQLTFLLLLLEKCQIPRSHCWVYDPLFSQLEIEVLNTLGVTVLSENEEGKRSIRGEPTIFYMLHCGTALYNNLLWSNWSVDALSKMVIVGNSFKGLEERLLARILQKNYPYIAKEKGAGAQSPALWYL; encoded by the exons ATGGCTGCGGCCACAGCTACCGCGCTGGAATCCTGGCAGGCCGCGGCTCCGCGGAAGAGGCGCTCGGCGGCTCGACGGCCGCGGCGGAGGGAGGCGGCGCCCCGGAGTCCCAAGGCGGAGTTCGAGTCTGACAGCGGAGTCGTGCTTCGTCGcatctgggaggctga gAAGGACCTGTTTATCTCTGATTTCTGGAGTTCAGCACTAG AAACCATCAATAGATGTCTCACAAAACATCTGGAACAGCTGAAGGCCCCTGTGGGGTCTCTTTCTGACATCTTTGGAAACCTGCATCTTGACTCATTGCCAGATGAGTCAGATGTGGCCCCTGATTCTATCCCAAGAGAGACCCTGGTCACAGGAACGTGCCATTTGAAGTGTGTGTGTTACGGCATTGGGAACTTTGCCACCTGCATCATAGCTAGAAACCAGCTAACGTTTTTGCTGCTTTTGTTGGAAAAGTGCCAG ATTCCCAGAAGTCACTGTTGGGTATATGACCCTCTGTTTAGCCAACTTGAAATTGAAGTACTGAACACCCTTGGTGTGACTGTTCTCAGTGAGAATGAG GAAGGGAAACGGAGTATTCGCGGGGAACCTACCATCTTTTACATGCTCCATTGTGGGACGGCCTTGTACAACAATCTTTTATGGAGTAATTGGTCAGTAGATGCCCTTTCTAAGATGGTCATCGTTGGGAACAGTTTCAAAGGACTTGAGGAGAG gcTGTTGGCAAGGATTCTGCAGAAAAATTATCCCTACATTGCAAAG GAGAAAGGAGCTGGAGCACAGAGCCCTGCCCTGTGGTACCTGTGA
- the SRRD gene encoding SRR1-like protein isoform X1 — protein MAAATATALESWQAAAPRKRRSAARRPRRREAAPRSPKAEFESDSGVVLRRIWEAEKDLFISDFWSSALETINRCLTKHLEQLKAPVGSLSDIFGNLHLDSLPDESDVAPDSIPRETLVTGTCHLKCVCYGIGNFATCIIARNQLTFLLLLLEKCQIPRSHCWVYDPLFSQLEIEVLNTLGVTVLSENEEGKRSIRGEPTIFYMLHCGTALYNNLLWSNWSVDALSKMVIVGNSFKGLEERLLARILQKNYPYIAKILKGLEELEFPQTSQYMDIFNDTSVHWFPMQKLEQLSTDIWEFQEEPDYQDCEDLEIIRNKTEDPSTTD, from the exons ATGGCTGCGGCCACAGCTACCGCGCTGGAATCCTGGCAGGCCGCGGCTCCGCGGAAGAGGCGCTCGGCGGCTCGACGGCCGCGGCGGAGGGAGGCGGCGCCCCGGAGTCCCAAGGCGGAGTTCGAGTCTGACAGCGGAGTCGTGCTTCGTCGcatctgggaggctga gAAGGACCTGTTTATCTCTGATTTCTGGAGTTCAGCACTAG AAACCATCAATAGATGTCTCACAAAACATCTGGAACAGCTGAAGGCCCCTGTGGGGTCTCTTTCTGACATCTTTGGAAACCTGCATCTTGACTCATTGCCAGATGAGTCAGATGTGGCCCCTGATTCTATCCCAAGAGAGACCCTGGTCACAGGAACGTGCCATTTGAAGTGTGTGTGTTACGGCATTGGGAACTTTGCCACCTGCATCATAGCTAGAAACCAGCTAACGTTTTTGCTGCTTTTGTTGGAAAAGTGCCAG ATTCCCAGAAGTCACTGTTGGGTATATGACCCTCTGTTTAGCCAACTTGAAATTGAAGTACTGAACACCCTTGGTGTGACTGTTCTCAGTGAGAATGAG GAAGGGAAACGGAGTATTCGCGGGGAACCTACCATCTTTTACATGCTCCATTGTGGGACGGCCTTGTACAACAATCTTTTATGGAGTAATTGGTCAGTAGATGCCCTTTCTAAGATGGTCATCGTTGGGAACAGTTTCAAAGGACTTGAGGAGAG gcTGTTGGCAAGGATTCTGCAGAAAAATTATCCCTACATTGCAAAG ATTTTAAAAGGACTGGAGGAGCTTGAGTTTCCTCAGACTTCACAATACATGGACATATTTAATGACACCTCTGTCCACTGGTTCCCCATGCAAAAGCTAGAACAGCTCTCCACAGATATTTGGGAGTTTCAGGAAGAACCAGATTATCAGGACTGTGAGGACCTTGAAATCATCAGGAACAAGACAGAAGATCCTTCCACTACTGACTGA
- the SRRD gene encoding SRR1-like protein isoform X3, which produces MAAATATALESWQAAAPRKRRSAARRPRRREAAPRSPKAEFESDSGVVLRRIWEAEKDLFISDFWSSALETINRCLTKHLEQLKAPVGSLSDIFGNLHLDSLPDESDVAPDSIPRETLVTGTCHLKCVCYGIGNFATCIIARNQLTFLLLLLEKCQIPRSHCWVYDPLFSQLEIEVLNTLGVTVLSENEEGKRSIRGEPTIFYMLHCGTALYNNLLWSNWSVDALSKMVIVGNSFKGLEERLLARILQKNYPYIAKESGDDK; this is translated from the exons ATGGCTGCGGCCACAGCTACCGCGCTGGAATCCTGGCAGGCCGCGGCTCCGCGGAAGAGGCGCTCGGCGGCTCGACGGCCGCGGCGGAGGGAGGCGGCGCCCCGGAGTCCCAAGGCGGAGTTCGAGTCTGACAGCGGAGTCGTGCTTCGTCGcatctgggaggctga gAAGGACCTGTTTATCTCTGATTTCTGGAGTTCAGCACTAG AAACCATCAATAGATGTCTCACAAAACATCTGGAACAGCTGAAGGCCCCTGTGGGGTCTCTTTCTGACATCTTTGGAAACCTGCATCTTGACTCATTGCCAGATGAGTCAGATGTGGCCCCTGATTCTATCCCAAGAGAGACCCTGGTCACAGGAACGTGCCATTTGAAGTGTGTGTGTTACGGCATTGGGAACTTTGCCACCTGCATCATAGCTAGAAACCAGCTAACGTTTTTGCTGCTTTTGTTGGAAAAGTGCCAG ATTCCCAGAAGTCACTGTTGGGTATATGACCCTCTGTTTAGCCAACTTGAAATTGAAGTACTGAACACCCTTGGTGTGACTGTTCTCAGTGAGAATGAG GAAGGGAAACGGAGTATTCGCGGGGAACCTACCATCTTTTACATGCTCCATTGTGGGACGGCCTTGTACAACAATCTTTTATGGAGTAATTGGTCAGTAGATGCCCTTTCTAAGATGGTCATCGTTGGGAACAGTTTCAAAGGACTTGAGGAGAG gcTGTTGGCAAGGATTCTGCAGAAAAATTATCCCTACATTGCAAAG gaaagtgggGATGACAAGTAA